From a region of the Leptospira kmetyi serovar Malaysia str. Bejo-Iso9 genome:
- a CDS encoding tetratricopeptide repeat protein: MNRSIILITGFLFICAGLLTGVYQTTVQDEDSKRKNVLERIKEGEEYLKQTNAKAAEKAVDIFSELSAREIPEEHSFRVKYDMGRALERNQDSLLALGIYRELNQKEGLARDERSKVAYSMGNLLLQLNRDEEGKGHLEEVLRISADAKLRSNALSAIADYYMKKGNYDLSRKNYVLALQEDPENVKARVRWGKSLRRMGKDWSAYDVYDDYAQAGFYFDPEKEKVSSEFRSGILEKARQLYVRKQYYGAIETFRKALEMGVSPKAEEQALFYIAESYEAIGKSDSSLQYLNRVLGNQDGSLDQTALFRKGTIYFKNGKYEKAAALFQEATDKYPDSPVGRKASAWKKESLDQVEDNLHYKNSDKEKSKEDLEQERFD, encoded by the coding sequence ATGAACCGCTCCATCATCTTAATTACTGGATTCTTATTTATCTGCGCCGGTCTTTTAACCGGAGTTTATCAAACCACGGTTCAAGACGAGGATTCCAAACGGAAGAACGTCCTGGAGCGGATCAAAGAAGGCGAGGAATATCTAAAGCAGACGAACGCGAAGGCCGCAGAAAAAGCGGTGGATATTTTTTCGGAATTATCCGCGCGGGAAATTCCCGAAGAACATTCCTTTCGCGTTAAATACGATATGGGAAGAGCCTTGGAAAGAAATCAAGACAGTCTTCTCGCACTCGGAATCTATCGTGAGCTCAATCAAAAAGAGGGACTTGCAAGGGACGAACGTTCCAAGGTCGCTTATTCGATGGGAAATCTTCTTCTGCAACTCAACCGAGACGAGGAAGGAAAAGGTCATCTCGAGGAAGTCCTGAGAATTTCCGCGGACGCAAAACTCCGCTCCAACGCGTTATCCGCCATCGCAGACTATTATATGAAGAAGGGAAACTACGATCTTTCCCGCAAGAATTACGTTCTCGCTCTTCAAGAAGATCCTGAAAACGTCAAAGCACGCGTTCGCTGGGGAAAATCCTTACGGAGAATGGGAAAGGATTGGTCCGCATACGACGTTTACGACGACTACGCGCAGGCAGGATTCTACTTCGATCCCGAAAAGGAAAAGGTAAGTTCCGAGTTTAGAAGCGGTATCTTGGAAAAGGCGAGACAACTCTACGTTCGTAAACAATACTACGGCGCGATCGAAACTTTTAGAAAGGCCCTTGAAATGGGAGTGAGTCCGAAAGCGGAAGAACAGGCTTTGTTTTATATCGCTGAAAGTTACGAAGCGATCGGAAAATCCGATTCTTCCCTGCAATACTTAAACCGAGTTTTAGGAAACCAGGACGGCTCCTTGGATCAAACCGCTCTTTTCAGAAAGGGAACGATCTACTTTAAAAACGGAAAATACGAGAAAGCCGCCGCGTTGTTCCAGGAAGCCACCGATAAATATCCGGATTCTCCCGTGGGACGAAAGGCAAGCGCTTGGAAAAAAGAATCTCTCGATCAAGTCGAGGACAACCTTCATTATAAGAACAGCGATAAGGAAAAAAGCAAAGAGGATCTGGAACAGGAAAGATTCGATTAA